From the Haliaeetus albicilla chromosome 6, bHalAlb1.1, whole genome shotgun sequence genome, the window TGGTCAAGCGAGGCATAACACATCTGATTGGCAGACTCCACCTAGAAGgaaattcattttatttaacattCAGTGGTTATGCTTGCTTTAAAATTGTCTAAGACTTTGAGTATGTCTACACTGTATCATAATAGTGGCTGAAGTTTACCCAAACTAGCTGTAAACTAACTCATTAAAAGCACAAATTATTAAGCTGTGGCAGCACAGAAATCAGACCAACATAACCTAATGGTAAATGACTCGTGTTGTTAGGATAGTGACAGTAAGGAAAAATTCATCAAGGTATTATTGGAAAGATTCTCTGTGGGAATGAGGGTAGCTTATATAATTAGTCCAAGTTCCTTGGGATGCAAGATTTTATTTGATCTGGTTTTCTtcccactcttttttttaattacaatcCAGTTATTAGCAACAACATTTTTCACAGACTTtgtgcagaaaaacaaagctggGTAATGCTTGTCTGTATATATGATCTCGTTTCCAGTGCAAAATATATGCTTTGTGTGTctttcccctgattctctctGTGTTTTTCAAGCCAAATTGTCAAGCACTTTTGACACTGGAATTTTCATAGATTATTCTGTTTCTGTGAAGTTAATGAAAACAAACGTCTAGAtaaaaaaagggatatttttaCCCTCTGGAAGTATCCTGAGAGGCAGGTTGGAAATTGGTCCTTATGAAATACCTGGAAATCGACTTGGGAAATTGATGCTAGGAATGTTTCAATTACAGACAAATTTCAGTTGAAGCTAGCATGCTTTTAGGTGTCCAGGTATCtcaaaaaaaatagaaatcaatAGAAAAACAGTCATCTTTAATTTGTTAAGGCGTATAGATTTTGTGCTGAGCAGGAGAGAGCCAGTCAAACTCATGATTATTATGTGATGCAGCTTGTGTTTTCACTTGGTTGATgtccaaaataaataaaaataattctttacaTAAGCCATAGCAGTAGATGCAGGCTTAATTCAGTCTGATCTGCATGCCTGTGACTGAGCTGTATCATGCCATATGGATGGAAATGAGCTGTCTATAATTATGCTCCCTCATTAATGACCCAGATTGAATGAAGGGTCAAGTCTGTGCTTAAATTCCCTGATGAACTGAGACACTAATGCATGGTAATTTTTGTGATGACCAGTGTGAAGATTTTTGTTATATATTGTCATGGGATAAACACAAGAACTCTGAGACAGACCACATTACCCTAATTCAGAAAtccagaattaaaataaaagataccTGTAGTTGGTTAACTGGCCTTTGAGGCTGGGACTTCATCTGCTCGTAACAACATTCCTCTATAATTTATCAaagtagaaaaatgttttggttaTTAAAACATGCTACTGAGTCTTAAAAGATCAGATCAACAGATCCTCCCTGTTACAGAACTAACTCTCCCCAGTTTACTTTGGTAgaagtttattttgttttgaaatcatACACAGATCTCTCCCTGTATTTATAGAGGGGCAAATAGCTAAGAAATTCAGACACACATAcgatgaaaatgaaaatcattttctgttcaTATGGATGGGAAGTTTCTCATTATTCACTAAGTGGGCATCATTTTAGACTGCTAGGAGGACATCTTGCAATTAGGGGTAACCACATACtaatgtatttttcagcatAGGCAGTCTTTTCATTGGCTGAGAAAGAGGCTGTGAGTTGCAGCAGCTGATGATTAAATTCTATTCCTGTCTCTACTTTCAGTTTTCCGTAAATCTGGTGCAGGTTATTTTCTCATGCCATATCTCATTTTAGCCATCAGTAAAACAGATTACTTCCTTACAATTTTCAGACTTTTGTAGTGACAATGCATTTGAGTGTTGGCTTAGTTAAATTTATGCAAACCCTGTATGAAAAagctgggtttggtttttttctccctacagTTCAAGTACTTTAGTTTTGCTTAACCCCAAATAAGGCTAGCAAAAAAAGTTGTGTTCGTGTTACTTAAATACTGCTTTAACACCATAAGGGCTTCAAGAGGCATACCCTCAGCATATCTAGCTCAAGCTGTAGTTATATGATGTTACTGCCTTTAATGTGGTATCTCTCTGCCAAGGATGATTAACTTCAGCCCAGTAAAGTGAAGAAAAGCTATGTCTGCCCACCATTCAGCTGCTGGGCTTGTTTCAGCATATTTGTCAACATCGGTGATGATCTATGGATAGCCACAGCAGAGAACTGATGTTTGTTTCTGCCAGCTTCTGTGGGAGCATTGACTTTGGGCAGTGAGTCATATGTGTCTTAGATTGGTTTAATATGCATGGATCAAGCTGATATTTCAACTGGTGCAGCTTTACATGTAGAAAAGCTGTTGGTTTTGAGATATTTGGCTGAACAGCACCATTTAAGACTGTAAAAAACCAAATTCATTATGAGATCTGGTCTTACAAATAGTAGTGCAGTATGATGGTTTGCAGTTCTATCCCAAGTAGGTATTAATACAGCAATTGAGAAGGGGTAGATTCTCAAGTTTGCTATTTGAGAAACACAGAAAGTGTTGGTCAGTCAGCTTTTAATCATACATTTATTATAGCCTCTGAACAGACACATGTTCTTAAAGTGAAGCTTACCTAAAATATCTTGATTGAGATTGCCATAAACTGGGTCATCTTCTGTGTAATAGTCATCATAGCTAGaaggggaatggaaaaatacatttaattcaCAGAATATGCTTTATTTAGGACTCCACTAAGCTACTCCAAGCATTTTACACACATGTAGCAATAGCAGATTGTATGTGAACTAAAAAACAAGACCAAAAATATCAGGAGGGGCAGAAATGGCACTGTCTGTGTTTTGAAGAAAGATTTGTTATCTAGCCAAGAACTGAACTCTTCTTTCCTGTAACTTAGTAAGTATAAAGATAATCTCAAGACTACTAAGCTACTGTTTGATGTAGTTATAGAAATATTAATGATCACGGAAAGGAACGCAGTTTATGTTCTCCAAGACCACTTTGTGATACAAACTAAAGCACTAAATGGGTCTTTGGGGCGACATTGTTAAAAAGTCCAGTCTTGATTAAACTAAAATGTTTATGTTGACACAACTAGAGAAGACCAAAGCAAAGTTCAGCTTTGGATTTTTAATGGTATTCTGTGTTTCATTACCTGGTGttgcttgaaaatgtttttaagcgTGTTTGTAAAATGGGAATTAGTGGGAAGCACTGCATAACCTTGTTCCTATTGCACCCCTATGCTGTGCCTCTAACACTACTTTTTCAGTGGTATTTTTCAACTGAACAGGCAGTAATAAACAAACAGACTTCCCAACTTCAAGTAAATTTGTAATTGAGGATTGGTTTGGGGAAACAGGTGAAggcttttgtatttttgtttcaaggGCCTTTTATAATTGGGTTGAGATGAGACTCCTTCCATCTCTGTTTTCTAAagtttgggtggggttttttatatgGAATAAGAGAAACAGGCTTGTAACAGATCTTGAGGTATCTATCCAGCAGCTGTAAACACTCTGGTTTATTGCTTTTGAACATCAAAAAAGAAGGGTATGAAACATAAATACATGTAAATTATTGCTCCACAGTGTTAAATATCAGACTATAATTTATCACTgttttctgagagttcttttaaattattatagATTTATTAAGTTTGAGTGATAGTGAATAGTGTTGTAGCTCAATAACTTGCACTTCCTTCAGTACATAAAATTATCATATTAgcatgaaattatttcattgttgATAAAATGGCTGGAGTACATCTTCCCcacatgactttttttctcctgttttctttggaaaacttCTCCACAACCATCATGCTCTCTGACATTTCCAGGCAGGCTGCATGAGATACTGGATTTTCCTCTATGCCATCCATCCAAATCCTTCTGTCATTATTTATTGCTTATTCCACCCTTGCCAGAAAGAGACTTTTTATTCAACTTACCTTGGATTGTTGTCTTCATAGTCTTTATACATTTTAGCTGgaaaatttgttaaaaaaataaagagaaaatgaaatgtgctGTTTTAGAACACTTCAGATAGTTATCTCCACTAACATGCTTTTGATTTCACTGTAGAGAGTAAAATTGAAAGCTTTTGGCTCTGAGGACCTTCAGTTGTCTCCCTGCTTTTCTCAAATACTTTTGACTAATACAAGAAATATTTGTGTTATGACCCTGTGCTGTGGCTGCAAAGTCTACATTAGTTTACAAGTGCCCCAAAAATGTATTGTAACACATGCTATTAATTCCttgtttcctcctcctcttgcttcTACTGCATCTTTTTCTCTGCCTAGGGAAGTGCATCATGTGTTTATATTACAAGGTGAAgggtatatttattttactagtTCTATTGTTTGTATCTCTGAAAGAGAGATATCCTGTCATCCACACCGatgaagaaactgaagcaaagaGGCAATGGCTACAAAGAGATTTACTGCTAGAGCTTGATTAATAACTCTGGAATGCCTGACTTTCTATCCTGTGCTCCAGGACTTCAGAATTTACTACAGTAAGCTCCAATTCCATGAGGAATGCAGCATCAGCCAATCTGACTGAAACCTTGCTCAAGGTTAGTTTTGTAAATGACTGATTTTTTCATCATAGAAATACCTGCCTAGTAGCACTAGAagacaaaataaaccaaaaaggTTCCCCTCCATCCTGTAACACTCTAGCAGCTCTTTAATATGCTGTAATAATCTAATTCTTTTATACTTGGTGAGTTCAGTTTATAAGCATAGGCCTTCTGTTTATGTAGATTAGGTACGTACGTGTGTTTAACGTGGTTGAATCCACCAGTGTTTACCTGCCCAGCCCTATGTGTAGAGCACAGGCGCAGTTTTCCCTGTGTAAAGGCAGTTTTTTCCCTGAATGGGAGTGGTAAGGATTGTACAACTTAATAGCTATAGAATTGTATGCATAAGAGAGGTTGCACTGGCATAAgcaattctgttaaaaaaagtcATAGTTAATTTTAACCAAAACCAGGGTATGACCATAGTCGGCCTCTAACATAAATTAAATCAGTTCCTTATTGTGAGTGGCACATTGGTTTAAGAGCTACATTAGGATCCCATGATGAAAAGCTATTGgaacttttttccaaaataaactgGTTAAGCATAAAATGTGTATGAAATCTGAAATTCAAATAAGCATTCAGGAatttggggaggagaaaatttttctcaaatgcattttgTATCAGTGCAgctacttaaaatatttttaaattcaagtaCAAATAACAACCAGTTTCATGAAAAGTACActtaaaaggaaattacagatgttaaaaatatattttaaaaaattagctAGAACTAAGTTCTTCACCTTGTACTTGTTCTGTTGGTTTGTCTTCAGAGAATGGATTTGGGGAACTGTTTTTAGCAGTGGATTGGGCAGCTAGCAATCATTCTATAATCATACATGACTCTcctaaaaaatttttaaaagttacaccCTCTTTGCTAGAATCATTCTTGCCAAAAGATAACTTTTAGATTCAAAAGAATCAGTTTGGTGGCTTGAAATCTCCCAGCAGTGATGGCTTTCTCTACAGACGCTTTAAACACTCAAGCTCCATTCCTTACAGAGAGACGACATTACGTACCTTGCTTCTTTTTCATATAGTGTGAAATGTTCAGTATCAACGAAACAACCAGAGCCAAACTCAGAAAGGCCAAAACTCCCCAGACAGAAAAATGGCAGTCCATTTctgtaactgaaagaaaataattttatagttTGTGTTGTCTAACAGTTTTACTGTATTCTTTGTGGTTGGttgatttttgctttctgtaattgaagctgctattttgttgttTACTCTGTGACAGCCATTATTAAACAAGCTAAATAATTAATATCAGAACCAGACGCTAAATAATAAGAAAGCAACATCAATAAACTATTAGCAGAACTACTGTTTCATAGGAATTCAGCCAAAGGCTGGGCTATTGGTTTGCCTGTAAGATGCAGTAAGAATCAGGCATtgccaaagaaaaaagtcattttagtGAATagctttgaaattatttttgtaattgtCTTTCACTTGCTATCTGCAGTAAATTTTTGGCTAAATTCTAGAGTTCACGAATGTAGTTCTGAAAATGAATTCAGTCAAAACAACTTACTTCACTGGAAATGTCTCTGTATAATAGCTAAGACCATCAGGTTTTAACAATCCCTGCAACAAATTTCAAGGGTTGGTTGGTTATGTGTTTTCTTGCATCTCCTATTAAAACCACTTGTACTCATATCCTTGCTCTCCTTCCTGAGAAAGCAGAGGATGTAGTGGCAAAGGATGAGCAGTAGCTGGGAACCGGTGAACCCCCCAGAACTACTGCAGAGAAAATCCTGAACAGCTCCTGAAGAATCACTTGGTAAAAGGTGGGTCAACTTAATTGAACGCAGCCTC encodes:
- the TRAT1 gene encoding T-cell receptor-associated transmembrane adapter 1, encoding MDCHFSVWGVLAFLSLALVVSLILNISHYMKKKQAKMYKDYEDNNPSYDDYYTEDDPVYGNLNQDILEECCYEQMKSQPQRPVNQLQVESANQMCYASLDHSVKGKRRKPRRKAGPSLEKDEEERSSKATTMASKVSIYLNSEQLAAENTANIEDIHDDPIRLMGLIHTTKGENI